A genome region from Frankineae bacterium MT45 includes the following:
- a CDS encoding Phosphorylase superfamily protein, whose product MTTTVLPELDVDAAAVARHIIDFDPKAASEYRFAVAPDTEQAQALVAALHPDPIPWPAGFAPMPMTLNPPPADTDPLPKADALIVTYTVAEGEALADVLTPGRPTAAWTRYRNGWDELKKSVQKGAPSLMPGKDQAGIWTMTRIGGLSVVLMKSDLHPSTDGPDLPIRALWRQLIGQVQPRLVITTGTAGGVGAETLLGDVIVSSRVRWDATKRFAHDSWATASYRSTGKQPSHSHFHTANTKLIPVNAAHLPAAARNPSIVTDTPHAPASVLSTDFFAFDDAKDHYGLRTFQPDARVVEMDDAALGLACSDLENPPPWVSVRNASDPQMDAATLAEETTQAAAIYEKYGYWTTVGSAITCWALVAGLATT is encoded by the coding sequence GTGACCACAACTGTCTTGCCAGAACTGGATGTTGACGCGGCCGCCGTTGCCCGTCACATCATCGACTTCGACCCGAAGGCGGCGTCGGAGTACCGCTTCGCCGTTGCGCCTGACACGGAGCAGGCGCAGGCCCTGGTCGCCGCGCTGCACCCCGACCCGATCCCATGGCCGGCCGGATTCGCGCCGATGCCGATGACGCTGAATCCGCCGCCGGCCGACACCGACCCGCTGCCGAAGGCCGACGCGCTGATCGTCACCTACACCGTGGCTGAGGGCGAGGCGCTGGCCGACGTGCTCACCCCCGGCCGCCCGACCGCGGCCTGGACCCGCTACCGCAATGGCTGGGACGAGCTTAAGAAGTCGGTACAGAAGGGCGCCCCGTCGCTGATGCCGGGTAAGGATCAGGCCGGAATCTGGACGATGACCCGTATCGGGGGTCTCAGCGTCGTGCTGATGAAGTCAGATCTGCACCCCTCCACCGATGGCCCCGACCTGCCCATCCGGGCGCTCTGGCGGCAGCTGATCGGTCAGGTTCAGCCTCGGTTGGTGATCACCACCGGGACGGCCGGCGGCGTGGGGGCGGAGACGCTGCTCGGGGACGTGATCGTCAGTTCACGGGTCCGGTGGGATGCCACCAAGCGTTTCGCCCATGATTCGTGGGCAACTGCCTCGTACCGCAGCACCGGCAAGCAGCCGTCACATTCGCACTTCCACACCGCGAACACGAAGTTGATCCCGGTGAATGCGGCACATCTGCCGGCCGCCGCGCGCAACCCGAGCATCGTCACCGACACGCCGCATGCTCCGGCGTCGGTCCTCTCGACCGACTTCTTCGCCTTCGACGACGCCAAGGATCACTACGGGCTGAGGACCTTCCAGCCCGACGCCCGGGTGGTCGAGATGGACGACGCGGCGCTGGGGCTGGCCTGCTCCGACCTGGAGAACCCGCCGCCCTGGGTGAGCGTCCGCAATGCGTCCGACCCGCAGATGGACGCGGCCACGCTGGCCGAGGAGACCACGCAGGCCGCCGCGATCTACGAGAAATACGGCTACTGGACCACCGTCGGCTCGGCGATCACCTGCTGGGCACTGGTCGCGGGCCTGGCCACAACCTGA
- a CDS encoding uroporphyrinogen-III synthase — MSSSLAQIASVPPLAGYTVAITASRRRREFGAALERQGATVVYAPAVRIIPLSDDVLLREATQHCLARGVDIVVATTGIGLRGWIEAAEVWGIGEQLLETIAHAELIARGPKVRGAVRAAGLTEAWAPESESTIEVLAHLGERSLHGKRIAVQLHGEPLSWFLDALRAHGAEVIEVPVYRSVLPEDLAPLVRLIGTIVGRGVDAVAFTSAAATANLLKVAETVSLAETITALSTDVLAACVGPVTAAPLTAHGIRVAQPQRFRLGALVKTIVDELPASRGRSIVSAGRAIEIRGQAVLLDGKLVPVGGTGIALLRRLADHPGRVVPRDELLCALPGGGTDPHAVEVAIGRLRASLSDPRIVETVVKRGYRLCS; from the coding sequence GTGAGTTCATCGCTGGCCCAGATCGCGTCAGTGCCGCCGCTCGCGGGCTACACGGTGGCCATCACGGCATCCCGGCGACGGCGGGAGTTCGGCGCGGCACTGGAGCGTCAGGGCGCGACGGTCGTCTATGCCCCCGCGGTACGGATCATCCCGCTCTCCGACGATGTGCTGCTGCGCGAAGCGACCCAGCACTGCCTGGCCCGGGGCGTGGATATCGTCGTCGCCACCACCGGCATCGGGCTGCGCGGTTGGATCGAGGCGGCGGAGGTCTGGGGCATCGGCGAGCAACTCCTGGAGACGATCGCCCACGCCGAACTCATCGCCCGCGGCCCGAAGGTGCGTGGCGCGGTGCGGGCGGCCGGCCTCACCGAAGCCTGGGCGCCGGAGTCAGAGTCGACGATCGAGGTGCTCGCCCATCTCGGCGAGCGCTCCCTGCACGGCAAGCGGATCGCGGTGCAACTGCACGGCGAGCCCCTCTCCTGGTTCCTGGACGCGCTTCGGGCCCACGGTGCTGAGGTCATCGAGGTGCCGGTCTACCGCTCGGTGCTGCCCGAGGATCTCGCCCCGCTCGTGCGTCTCATCGGCACCATCGTCGGCCGCGGCGTCGATGCCGTCGCCTTCACCAGCGCGGCGGCGACGGCCAACCTGCTGAAGGTGGCCGAGACGGTGAGCCTCGCCGAGACGATCACCGCATTGAGCACCGACGTCCTCGCCGCCTGCGTAGGCCCGGTCACCGCGGCACCGCTCACCGCGCACGGGATCCGGGTGGCGCAGCCGCAGCGCTTTCGCCTGGGAGCACTGGTGAAGACGATCGTCGACGAACTGCCGGCCAGCCGTGGCCGCAGCATCGTCTCGGCCGGGCGGGCCATCGAGATCCGTGGGCAGGCGGTGCTCCTGGACGGCAAGCTGGTGCCGGTCGGCGGTACCGGTATTGCGCTGCTGCGACGGCTGGCCGACCATCCGGGACGAGTGGTTCCCCGCGATGAACTGCTCTGCGCCCTCCCCGGCGGCGGAACCGATCCGCACGCGGTGGAGGTGGCGATCGGACGTCTGCGGGCTAGTCTCAGCGATCCACGTATCGTCGAGACGGTCGTCAAACGCGGGTATCGCCTCTGCAGCTAG
- a CDS encoding nitrite reductase (NADH) small subunit, protein MSTSTVVEIGESAAASADWRPVCELAQLQRERGVAALFGATQLAIFRTHDDSLYAIGNIDPFTGAAVLSRGIVGSRGDLATVASPLHKQVFDLATGHCLDNGDVSVPSYPVRLRGTMVEVMVAQTSTRPARGDELRQP, encoded by the coding sequence ATGAGCACGTCTACCGTCGTTGAGATCGGCGAATCCGCTGCTGCGTCGGCGGATTGGCGGCCGGTCTGCGAACTGGCCCAGCTGCAACGGGAGCGGGGAGTTGCCGCGCTCTTCGGGGCGACACAGCTGGCAATCTTCCGCACCCACGACGATTCCCTCTACGCGATAGGGAATATCGACCCCTTCACCGGTGCCGCTGTGCTCTCGCGGGGCATCGTCGGCAGTCGGGGTGACCTCGCCACTGTGGCGTCACCGCTGCACAAGCAGGTCTTCGATCTGGCCACCGGCCACTGCCTGGACAACGGTGATGTGTCGGTGCCCAGCTACCCGGTCCGTCTCCGCGGCACGATGGTCGAGGTGATGGTGGCCCAGACGTCGACGCGCCCGGCCCGCGGGGATGAGCTGCGCCAACCGTGA
- a CDS encoding nitrite reductase (NADH) large subunit, whose product MSEQPAAAGTKRLVVVGNGMVGQRFVERFAAADLDRRWSVTVLGEEPLAAYDRVALSSFFDGKTAADLDVVTEGFYEDSGYTLTVDEEAVEIDREAKLVRTRSGQSLPYDALVLATGSYPFVPPVPGHDLANCYVYRTIADLEAIRDAATAARERGRGRSAGMVVGGGLLGLEAAHALRLLGISPHVVEMAPRLMPLQVDEGGGQLLKGLIEDLDVTVHLGTSIAKIEEDRSRLLATLTNGTELDLDVVVFSAGIRPRDQLARQSGLEVGARGGIEVDLGCRTSDESIYAIGECALIDGRIWGLVGPGYTMAEVAVSQLLESAEPTTFAGGDLSTKLKLMGVDVASFGDALATAEGALEVAVTHPVNGTYAKLVVDDSAQTILGGVLVGDASKYAGLKTMVGQPMNGDPLALICDIEGAGGGFTLSDDALVCSCENVTKGAICSSIVDQGLTDVAGIKACTKAGTGCGSCVPLLKTLLAETGVEVSKALCEHFAMSRAELFDIVRVRGLKTFSDIVSAHGSGRGCDICKPAVASILASQNNGHILDGEQAALQDTNDHFLANLQKDGTYSVIPRVAGGEITPEGLIVIGEIARDYGLYTKITGGQRIDMLGARVEQLPDIWRRLVDAGFESGHAYGKSLRTVKSCVGSDWCRYGVQDSVTLAIDLELRYRGLRSPHKIKAGVSGCARECAEAQSKDIGVIATEHGWNLYVGGNGGFRPRHAELLATDLDRETLIRTIDRYLMFYIRTADRLQRTAGWVESLGDGGTDAIAYLRAVIIDDSLGICTDLDAAMAAHVGNYADEWRGVLEDPQRLSRFVSFVNAPGTPDPSISFREERGQIRPAPQTPLLQILEGASR is encoded by the coding sequence ATGTCAGAGCAGCCCGCAGCAGCAGGTACGAAGCGACTCGTCGTAGTCGGAAACGGCATGGTCGGCCAGCGCTTCGTGGAGCGCTTCGCCGCGGCCGACCTCGACCGCCGCTGGTCGGTGACCGTGCTCGGCGAGGAGCCGCTCGCCGCCTACGACCGGGTCGCCCTCTCCTCCTTCTTCGACGGCAAGACGGCGGCCGATCTGGACGTGGTCACCGAGGGTTTCTATGAGGATTCCGGCTACACCCTGACGGTCGACGAAGAGGCGGTCGAGATCGACCGGGAGGCGAAGCTCGTCCGCACCCGATCGGGGCAGAGCCTCCCCTACGACGCCTTGGTGCTGGCCACCGGCTCCTACCCGTTCGTCCCGCCGGTGCCGGGCCACGACCTCGCGAACTGTTACGTGTACCGCACGATCGCCGATCTCGAGGCGATTCGTGACGCCGCAACCGCGGCCCGGGAACGGGGGCGGGGGCGCTCAGCCGGCATGGTGGTCGGCGGTGGCCTCCTCGGGTTGGAGGCGGCACATGCCCTGCGATTGCTGGGAATCTCGCCGCACGTGGTCGAGATGGCACCCCGGCTCATGCCGCTGCAGGTCGACGAGGGGGGAGGCCAACTGCTCAAGGGCTTGATCGAAGACCTCGACGTCACCGTGCACCTCGGGACGTCCATCGCCAAGATCGAGGAAGACCGCTCGCGGCTGCTGGCCACCCTCACCAACGGAACCGAACTGGATCTCGACGTCGTGGTCTTCTCGGCCGGCATCCGGCCGCGGGATCAACTGGCTCGCCAGTCCGGCCTGGAGGTCGGGGCGCGCGGTGGCATCGAAGTGGACCTGGGCTGCCGGACGAGCGACGAGAGCATCTACGCCATCGGGGAATGTGCCCTGATCGACGGGCGAATCTGGGGATTGGTCGGGCCGGGCTACACGATGGCCGAGGTGGCCGTCAGCCAACTGCTGGAGTCGGCCGAGCCGACCACCTTCGCCGGTGGGGACCTCTCCACCAAGCTCAAGCTGATGGGGGTGGACGTGGCGAGCTTCGGTGACGCCCTGGCCACCGCCGAGGGAGCACTGGAGGTGGCCGTCACCCATCCGGTCAACGGGACGTACGCCAAGCTGGTCGTCGACGACTCAGCCCAGACGATCCTGGGCGGCGTGCTCGTGGGCGACGCCTCCAAGTACGCCGGGTTGAAGACGATGGTCGGGCAGCCGATGAACGGTGATCCGCTGGCTCTCATCTGCGACATCGAGGGTGCCGGCGGCGGTTTCACCCTCTCCGACGACGCCCTGGTCTGCTCCTGCGAGAACGTCACGAAGGGCGCCATCTGCTCCTCCATCGTCGATCAGGGCCTCACCGACGTGGCCGGCATCAAGGCCTGCACCAAGGCCGGCACCGGCTGCGGCTCCTGCGTACCGCTGCTGAAGACCCTCCTCGCCGAGACCGGGGTGGAGGTCTCCAAGGCGCTCTGCGAGCACTTCGCGATGAGCCGGGCCGAACTCTTCGACATCGTCCGGGTACGCGGGCTGAAGACCTTCAGCGACATCGTCAGCGCGCACGGCAGCGGGCGCGGCTGCGACATCTGCAAACCGGCCGTCGCCTCCATCCTGGCCAGCCAGAACAACGGCCACATCCTGGACGGTGAGCAGGCCGCGCTGCAGGACACCAACGACCACTTCCTGGCCAACCTCCAGAAGGACGGCACGTACTCGGTGATTCCGCGGGTGGCTGGCGGCGAGATCACGCCGGAGGGGCTCATCGTCATCGGTGAGATCGCCCGTGACTACGGGCTCTACACGAAGATCACCGGCGGCCAGCGGATCGACATGCTCGGTGCCCGGGTGGAGCAGCTGCCCGACATCTGGCGGCGTCTGGTCGATGCCGGTTTCGAGTCCGGCCACGCCTACGGAAAGTCGCTGCGGACGGTGAAGTCCTGCGTCGGATCGGACTGGTGCCGCTATGGCGTGCAGGATTCGGTGACGCTGGCGATCGACCTCGAACTGCGCTACCGCGGGCTGCGTTCGCCCCACAAAATAAAGGCCGGCGTCTCCGGCTGCGCCCGTGAATGCGCGGAGGCACAGAGCAAGGACATCGGCGTCATCGCCACCGAGCACGGGTGGAACCTTTATGTCGGCGGGAACGGCGGCTTCCGGCCTCGGCACGCCGAACTGCTGGCCACCGACCTCGACCGCGAGACGCTCATCCGCACCATCGACCGCTACCTGATGTTCTACATCCGCACGGCGGACCGGCTGCAGCGCACCGCCGGCTGGGTCGAGTCCCTCGGCGACGGCGGCACGGATGCGATCGCGTATCTTCGCGCAGTGATCATCGACGACAGTCTCGGCATCTGCACCGACCTCGACGCCGCGATGGCGGCCCATGTGGGCAACTACGCCGACGAGTGGCGGGGCGTGCTGGAGGATCCACAGCGGCTCAGTCGCTTCGTCTCCTTCGTCAATGCGCCCGGCACCCCCGACCCGAGCATCTCCTTCCGTGAGGAGCGCGGCCAGATCCGGCCCGCCCCGCAGACGCCACTGCTTCAGATCCTCGAGGGGGCCTCCCGATGA
- a CDS encoding MFS transporter, NNP family, nitrate/nitrite transporter: MTVTTQAPPAGNLTAPERKGHWIDHWDPEDPKFWNETGRPIARRNLIVSVFSEHVGFSIWSLWSVFVLFLGPKYGLSKAPADAAAQKFMLTTLPTALGAGVRIPYTLAVARFGGRNWTIVSALALLIPTVGAAIFLKEGSTYGQLLVLAALAGVGGGNFASSMTNINAFYPQRLKGAALGLNAGGGNLGVAVVQLVGLLVLATAGKEHPRLILGIYIPLVVVAATCAALYMDNLSQVRNEKHALRDVCKDWNTWVMSLLYIGTFGSFIGFGFAFGQVLSNQFPAHFLSLNATTHKLAVDPVKVAYLTFLGPLIGSLIRPVGGMLADRLGGARTTMVNFLAMAVAALIVLAASIEKSLPVFLAGFILLFILSGIGNGSTYKMIPAIFKAKSELLQADGVSAAEAAHDSRRLSNALIGIAGAIGAFGGVFVNIAFRQSFLNYHNGNAAYLAFIGYYLICAAVTVAVYLAPRRGKLAGV; the protein is encoded by the coding sequence ATGACCGTCACAACCCAGGCGCCGCCCGCCGGCAACCTCACCGCACCGGAGCGGAAGGGCCACTGGATCGACCACTGGGATCCGGAGGATCCGAAGTTCTGGAACGAGACCGGCCGGCCGATCGCCCGCCGAAACCTGATCGTCAGTGTCTTCAGCGAGCACGTCGGCTTCTCGATCTGGAGCCTCTGGTCAGTCTTCGTGCTCTTCCTCGGCCCGAAGTACGGCCTCAGCAAGGCGCCGGCCGACGCGGCGGCCCAGAAGTTCATGCTGACGACGCTGCCGACCGCGCTCGGCGCCGGAGTTCGAATTCCGTACACGCTGGCCGTCGCCCGCTTCGGCGGCCGGAACTGGACGATCGTCAGTGCCCTGGCCCTGCTGATCCCGACGGTCGGTGCCGCGATCTTCCTCAAGGAAGGGTCGACCTACGGACAACTTCTCGTGCTGGCCGCACTGGCCGGAGTCGGCGGCGGCAACTTCGCCTCGTCGATGACGAACATCAACGCCTTCTACCCGCAGCGTCTGAAGGGAGCGGCCCTGGGGCTCAACGCCGGCGGAGGCAACCTCGGAGTCGCGGTGGTCCAGCTCGTCGGCCTGCTGGTGCTGGCTACCGCCGGCAAGGAGCATCCCCGGTTGATCCTGGGTATCTACATTCCCCTGGTCGTCGTCGCGGCCACCTGCGCCGCGCTGTACATGGACAACCTGAGCCAGGTTCGCAATGAGAAGCACGCGCTGCGCGATGTCTGCAAGGACTGGAACACCTGGGTGATGTCGCTGCTCTACATCGGTACCTTCGGTTCCTTCATCGGCTTCGGCTTCGCCTTCGGCCAGGTGCTGAGCAACCAGTTCCCGGCCCACTTCCTCTCCTTGAACGCCACTACCCACAAGCTCGCGGTGGACCCGGTGAAGGTCGCCTACCTGACCTTCCTGGGACCGCTGATCGGGTCACTGATCCGGCCGGTGGGCGGGATGCTGGCCGACCGCCTCGGGGGTGCCCGCACCACCATGGTCAACTTCCTGGCGATGGCCGTGGCCGCTCTCATTGTTCTCGCCGCCTCTATCGAGAAGTCACTCCCCGTGTTTCTCGCGGGATTCATCCTGCTCTTCATCCTCAGCGGCATCGGCAACGGCTCCACGTACAAGATGATTCCCGCTATTTTCAAGGCGAAGTCTGAGCTGCTGCAGGCCGATGGGGTCTCCGCCGCCGAGGCTGCCCACGATTCGCGTCGCCTCTCCAACGCCCTCATCGGAATCGCCGGTGCCATCGGCGCCTTCGGTGGCGTCTTCGTCAACATCGCCTTCCGTCAGTCGTTCCTGAACTACCACAACGGCAACGCGGCCTACCTGGCCTTCATCGGCTACTACCTGATCTGCGCCGCCGTCACGGTCGCGGTGTACCTGGCGCCGCGCCGCGGGAAGCTGGCCGGCGTCTGA
- a CDS encoding transcriptional regulator, ArsR family yields the protein MVTYSRVVDEVFRALADPTRRALLDELFEVDGQSLSALEARFDITRFGVMKHLKVLEEAGLVVTRREGREKLHYLNAVPIRLIHDRWVSKFAEGWAAGLSDLKTRLENSMEKVFEIYIRTTPERLWEAITDAEIRRKFQFGNRVTSDWSVGSRMEMTNPGAPDVVLGDGVNLEVDPPRRLVQTMNCLWSDDVKAEGTSRVTWEIEPVGDSCRLLVTHDQLREGANSQVYGGWPMILSGLKTWLETGEVLTTPGSLMYSS from the coding sequence ATGGTCACCTATTCTCGAGTGGTGGATGAAGTGTTCCGGGCATTGGCCGATCCGACCCGCCGCGCGCTCCTCGACGAACTCTTCGAGGTCGACGGGCAGAGTCTCAGCGCCCTGGAGGCACGCTTCGACATCACCCGCTTCGGCGTCATGAAGCACTTGAAGGTGCTTGAGGAGGCGGGATTGGTGGTGACCCGGCGGGAGGGGCGGGAGAAGCTGCACTACCTCAACGCTGTGCCGATCCGGCTCATCCACGACCGATGGGTCAGTAAGTTCGCCGAAGGTTGGGCCGCTGGCCTCAGCGACCTCAAGACAAGACTGGAGAATTCGATGGAGAAGGTCTTCGAGATCTACATTCGCACCACCCCCGAGCGCCTCTGGGAGGCGATCACTGATGCTGAGATCCGCCGCAAGTTCCAGTTCGGCAATCGGGTCACCTCGGATTGGAGCGTCGGTTCGCGCATGGAGATGACCAATCCGGGGGCGCCCGACGTCGTCCTGGGTGACGGCGTCAACCTCGAGGTCGATCCGCCGCGGCGCCTCGTCCAGACGATGAACTGTCTCTGGAGCGATGACGTCAAGGCCGAGGGAACCTCCCGGGTTACCTGGGAGATCGAGCCGGTCGGCGACTCCTGCCGGCTGCTGGTGACGCATGACCAGTTGCGCGAAGGGGCCAACTCGCAGGTCTATGGCGGCTGGCCGATGATCCTCTCCGGGCTGAAGACCTGGCTGGAGACCGGCGAGGTGCTGACCACGCCTGGCTCGCTCATGTACTCGAGTTAG
- a CDS encoding Uncharacterized conserved protein, DUF2236 family (manually curated), whose translation MRTDVLSWRRRPMEAVVPEYLGPDSLTWKHFGDWRGMLLTLWAGSMQNMHPQLGAGVEEHSHFFDERWERLYRSLYPIGGVVYDGPQAAETARKVRDYHLNIKGIDKAGRPYSALNPETYFWAHTTFLLSSVLVCEYFGTPLTLAEKEQIYAEGVQWYRLYGLSMRPVPPDWASFCEYYDYMCREVLEDNWATRAVLDLKGISAPPKLAGLPDPVWRVLRVPTTRLLIWITVAAYPESVRRRLGYRWTRLDALLFKAMGRSIALAWRFVPVERRYHPRAAAGWRRTRDLAQTGEFASEPLVESPAIYEPKWAGTHI comes from the coding sequence TTGAGGACAGACGTCCTCAGTTGGCGCCGACGACCTATGGAGGCAGTTGTGCCGGAGTACCTTGGCCCCGATTCACTCACCTGGAAGCACTTCGGTGACTGGCGCGGGATGCTGCTCACCCTCTGGGCCGGCTCCATGCAGAACATGCACCCGCAGCTCGGTGCCGGTGTCGAAGAGCACTCACACTTCTTCGACGAGCGCTGGGAGCGTCTCTACCGTTCGCTCTACCCGATCGGCGGGGTCGTCTACGACGGCCCGCAGGCGGCTGAGACCGCGCGCAAGGTGCGCGATTATCACCTGAATATCAAAGGCATCGACAAGGCCGGGCGGCCGTACAGCGCCCTCAACCCGGAGACGTACTTCTGGGCCCACACCACGTTCCTGCTCAGCAGCGTGCTCGTCTGCGAATACTTCGGCACCCCACTGACGCTGGCCGAGAAGGAGCAGATCTACGCCGAGGGTGTGCAGTGGTACCGCCTCTACGGTCTGAGCATGCGACCCGTCCCACCAGACTGGGCCAGCTTCTGCGAGTACTACGACTACATGTGCCGCGAGGTGCTGGAGGACAACTGGGCCACCCGGGCCGTCCTTGATCTCAAGGGGATCTCGGCGCCCCCCAAGCTGGCCGGACTCCCCGACCCGGTGTGGCGGGTGCTCCGCGTCCCGACAACCCGCCTGCTGATCTGGATCACCGTGGCGGCCTATCCGGAGTCGGTCCGGCGCCGTCTCGGGTATCGCTGGACGCGCCTGGACGCCCTGCTTTTCAAGGCAATGGGACGTTCGATCGCGCTCGCCTGGCGCTTCGTGCCGGTGGAGCGCCGGTATCACCCGCGGGCCGCGGCCGGCTGGCGGCGCACTCGCGACCTGGCCCAGACCGGTGAGTTCGCATCCGAGCCACTGGTCGAATCACCAGCAATCTACGAGCCAAAGTGGGCCGGGACGCATATCTAA
- a CDS encoding transcriptional regulator, TetR family, producing MISSVSSSVWAGTTLQERRDGRRSALLAAALQLFGTEGSQAVTVRSVCRATKLTDRYFYESFANREELVLAVYDQVLDEASDALTRAVQQPNDDPVEVARAAVDAFVAVLADDRRKGRILLLEPQADLTLRRRGLARMPTFEGLIRAQLDTAATTPHAAELGASALVGALSNLFIGWLEGTLTVTREELVDYCVALLLAGLRLAGEGGTS from the coding sequence ATGATCAGCAGCGTGAGCAGCAGCGTCTGGGCCGGAACGACCCTGCAGGAGCGACGCGACGGGCGGCGGAGTGCGTTGCTGGCCGCGGCCCTGCAGCTCTTCGGAACTGAAGGCAGCCAAGCGGTGACGGTGCGCTCGGTCTGCCGGGCCACCAAGCTCACCGACCGCTATTTCTACGAGAGTTTCGCCAATCGCGAGGAGCTCGTCCTGGCCGTCTACGACCAGGTACTCGACGAGGCCTCCGACGCGCTGACCCGCGCGGTCCAGCAACCCAATGATGATCCGGTCGAGGTGGCCCGGGCTGCGGTCGACGCCTTCGTCGCGGTGCTGGCCGATGACCGGCGCAAGGGGCGCATCCTGTTACTGGAACCCCAGGCCGACCTCACCCTGCGGCGCCGCGGCCTGGCTCGGATGCCCACCTTTGAAGGCCTGATTCGGGCTCAGCTCGACACCGCGGCCACCACACCACACGCCGCGGAGCTGGGGGCGAGCGCGCTCGTCGGTGCCCTGTCGAACCTCTTCATCGGCTGGCTGGAGGGGACGCTCACCGTCACCCGGGAGGAGCTCGTCGACTACTGCGTGGCGCTGCTACTGGCCGGGCTGCGGCTGGCCGGTGAGGGCGGGACTAGCTGA
- a CDS encoding putative membrane protein: MTEDPLADVPIDEPPIDEPPIDEPLIEAPLAPVPWRRLSRRMLLVHPVREVGRFIPILIGIVLFGGHNPNGHWWGLIGVVVVIAASVMRWATTSFQITPDQVQLRTGLFRKRILTTPADRVRTVDVTEHALHRILGLAKVSIGTGISDEKKSGMVLDGLGVAEARALRGELLHRTTPATTAPARAMNPTGPAFQPLTPSLEAPVELPLEREDELLRLDPSWMRYAPLTFSGAVTGLAIVGVSVNALGQSNVNASKLRAVQGTSRHLEHLPLWLSIVQVTLSLLAVVAVLSIIGYVLSFWNFRLTRHSGGTLQVTRGLLTTRSTSIERRRLRGVEISEPLFLRAARGSRLMAVATGLRMGRGSQRGGTVLAPPAPSGVITPLAGVVLAEITEARGIARRTDSATAALIPHPPRARRRRINRAITPWVLLAILFAILWGTLGLPKWFAVAGGGAALLFIPIGIDRYHSLGHQFVDGFLITRYGSLVRRRVILESDGIIGWNERRTFFQRRAGLVSLIATTAAGGQHYAVPDLSPEESLRVARQATPGLLEPFLS, translated from the coding sequence ATGACCGAGGATCCGCTCGCAGACGTACCGATCGACGAGCCACCGATCGACGAGCCACCGATCGACGAGCCGCTGATCGAGGCGCCGCTGGCCCCGGTGCCGTGGCGGCGGCTGAGTCGACGAATGCTGCTTGTTCATCCGGTGCGCGAAGTCGGGCGCTTCATCCCGATTCTCATCGGGATCGTGCTCTTCGGCGGGCACAACCCCAACGGCCACTGGTGGGGGCTCATCGGTGTAGTGGTGGTGATCGCGGCCAGCGTCATGCGCTGGGCGACGACGAGCTTCCAGATCACCCCGGACCAGGTGCAACTGCGGACCGGCCTGTTCCGTAAGCGGATTCTCACGACCCCGGCCGATCGGGTGCGCACCGTCGACGTCACCGAGCACGCCCTGCACCGCATCCTCGGGCTGGCCAAGGTCAGCATCGGCACCGGCATCTCCGACGAGAAGAAGTCCGGGATGGTCCTGGACGGGCTCGGCGTGGCGGAGGCCCGGGCCCTGCGCGGCGAACTGCTGCACCGGACCACCCCGGCCACCACCGCCCCGGCCCGCGCGATGAACCCGACCGGGCCCGCGTTCCAGCCGCTCACACCGTCCCTCGAAGCGCCCGTCGAACTGCCCCTCGAACGGGAGGACGAACTGCTCCGCCTCGACCCGTCCTGGATGCGCTACGCACCCCTCACCTTCTCCGGCGCCGTCACCGGGCTCGCCATCGTCGGTGTCTCGGTGAATGCGCTCGGCCAGTCCAACGTCAACGCGAGCAAGCTGCGGGCCGTCCAGGGCACCTCCCGGCATCTGGAGCACCTGCCGCTCTGGCTCAGCATCGTGCAGGTGACGCTGAGCCTGCTGGCCGTCGTCGCAGTGCTCTCGATCATCGGCTACGTCCTCTCCTTCTGGAATTTTCGCCTCACCCGGCACAGCGGCGGGACCCTGCAGGTGACGCGCGGACTGCTCACCACCCGCTCCACCAGCATCGAGCGACGCCGGCTGCGGGGCGTGGAGATCAGCGAACCGCTCTTCCTACGGGCCGCGCGGGGTTCACGCCTGATGGCGGTGGCCACCGGACTGCGCATGGGACGCGGATCGCAGCGCGGCGGCACGGTGCTGGCTCCACCGGCACCGTCGGGCGTCATCACGCCGCTGGCCGGTGTCGTGCTGGCTGAGATCACCGAGGCCAGAGGCATCGCCAGGCGAACCGACTCGGCCACGGCCGCGCTCATCCCGCACCCGCCGCGGGCTCGGCGGCGCCGGATCAATCGCGCGATAACGCCCTGGGTTTTACTCGCGATTCTCTTCGCCATCCTCTGGGGCACCTTGGGACTACCGAAGTGGTTCGCGGTCGCGGGCGGCGGCGCCGCCCTCCTCTTCATCCCGATCGGGATCGACCGCTACCACTCACTCGGGCACCAGTTCGTCGACGGTTTCCTGATCACCCGCTATGGGAGCCTGGTCCGCCGCCGGGTGATCCTGGAGTCGGACGGGATCATCGGCTGGAACGAGCGGCGCACGTTCTTCCAGCGGAGGGCCGGTCTGGTGAGCCTGATCGCGACCACGGCGGCCGGCGGTCAGCACTACGCCGTCCCCGACCTCTCGCCCGAGGAATCCCTCCGCGTCGCCCGGCAGGCCACGCCCGGGCTGCTGGAGCCGTTTCTCAGCTAG